A DNA window from Streptomyces canus contains the following coding sequences:
- the rpmG gene encoding 50S ribosomal protein L33 produces the protein MAATDVRPKITLACVECKERNYITKKNRRNNPDRLEMKKHCPRCNAHTAHRETR, from the coding sequence GTGGCTGCCACCGACGTCCGCCCGAAGATCACGCTGGCCTGCGTGGAGTGCAAGGAGCGGAACTACATCACCAAGAAGAACCGGCGTAACAACCCGGACCGACTGGAGATGAAGAAGCACTGCCCGCGTTGCAATGCGCACACCGCGCACCGCGAAACGCGATAA
- a CDS encoding MaoC family dehydratase N-terminal domain-containing protein produces MALDQSFVGRTYPPTDPYEVGREKIREFAEAVGDSNPAYTDPEAAKALGHPDVVAPPTFVFSITFKAAGQVVQDPQLGLDYSRVVHGDQKFAYVRPVRAGDRLTVTSTIEAIRSMAGNDILDIRGEVHDEAGEHVVTAWTKLVARATEEA; encoded by the coding sequence ATGGCGCTCGACCAGTCCTTCGTGGGGCGGACCTATCCGCCCACCGACCCCTATGAGGTGGGCCGGGAGAAGATCCGCGAGTTCGCCGAGGCCGTGGGGGACTCCAACCCCGCGTACACAGACCCGGAGGCCGCCAAGGCACTCGGCCACCCCGACGTCGTCGCCCCGCCGACCTTCGTGTTCTCGATCACCTTCAAGGCCGCGGGACAGGTCGTGCAGGACCCGCAGCTCGGCCTGGACTACAGCCGCGTGGTGCACGGCGACCAGAAGTTCGCCTACGTCCGCCCCGTGCGCGCCGGTGACCGTCTGACCGTCACCTCCACCATCGAGGCGATCAGGTCCATGGCCGGCAACGACATCCTGGACATCCGCGGCGAGGTCCACGACGAGGCCGGCGAGCACGTCGTGACCGCCTGGACCAAGCTCGTCGCGCGCGCGACCGAGGAGGCGTGA
- a CDS encoding MaoC family dehydratase — protein MTAKIAYGDVEVGTELPAQTFPVTRATLVQYAGASGDFNPIHWNEKFAKEVGLPDVIAHGMFTMAEAIRVVTDWVGDPAAVAEYGVRFTKPVVVPNDDQGATIEVSAKVAAKLDDNTVRVDLTATSAGQKVLGMSRAVVRLA, from the coding sequence ATGACGGCGAAGATCGCATACGGCGACGTCGAGGTCGGCACCGAGCTGCCGGCCCAGACCTTCCCCGTGACCCGCGCCACCCTCGTCCAGTACGCGGGCGCATCCGGGGACTTCAACCCCATCCACTGGAACGAGAAGTTCGCCAAGGAGGTCGGGCTGCCGGACGTCATCGCCCACGGCATGTTCACCATGGCCGAGGCGATCCGCGTGGTGACGGACTGGGTCGGCGACCCGGCGGCCGTCGCCGAGTACGGCGTCCGCTTCACCAAGCCCGTCGTCGTGCCCAACGACGACCAGGGCGCCACGATCGAGGTCAGTGCCAAGGTCGCCGCCAAGCTCGACGACAACACGGTCCGCGTGGACCTCACGGCGACCAGTGCGGGGCAGAAGGTGCTGGGAATGTCGCGGGCGGTCGTACGACTGGCCTGA
- a CDS encoding TetR/AcrR family transcriptional regulator: MARMSAEERRESVIRAATAEFARGGYHGTSTEAIAKRVGVSQPYLFRLFPGKKAIFLAAAERCVEDTIHTFGEASKGLEGEEALRAMADAYTRVITERPEWLMMQMQMYVAVGAAEQDGDAEFGEAVRAGWMRLWDTVHLPLGADVNETTTFLAYGMLINCLVAMGFPPGHRVWEGMDPSARIKGRLEH, translated from the coding sequence ATGGCCAGGATGAGTGCAGAAGAGCGGCGCGAGAGCGTCATCCGTGCGGCGACGGCCGAGTTCGCCCGCGGTGGCTACCACGGCACGTCGACCGAGGCGATCGCCAAGCGGGTCGGAGTGTCGCAGCCGTACCTCTTCCGGCTCTTCCCGGGCAAGAAGGCGATCTTTCTGGCGGCTGCCGAGCGCTGTGTGGAGGACACCATCCACACCTTCGGGGAAGCCTCGAAGGGGCTGGAGGGCGAGGAGGCCCTGCGCGCCATGGCGGACGCGTACACCCGCGTCATCACGGAGCGGCCCGAGTGGCTGATGATGCAGATGCAGATGTACGTCGCGGTGGGGGCTGCCGAGCAGGACGGGGATGCCGAGTTCGGAGAGGCGGTGCGGGCCGGCTGGATGCGGCTGTGGGACACCGTCCACCTGCCGCTCGGCGCCGACGTCAACGAGACGACGACCTTCCTGGCGTACGGGATGCTCATCAACTGCCTGGTGGCAATGGGCTTTCCGCCCGGGCACCGGGTCTGGGAGGGCATGGACCCGTCGGCGCGAATCAAGGGCCGACTGGAGCACTGA
- a CDS encoding MFS transporter: MSRQKQAAPTEGRGGTVWALVITSVAGFMAALDNLVVTTALPSIREDLGGGLHDLEWTVSAYTLTFAVLLMTGAALGDRFGRRRLFLTGLTVFTGASAAAALAPGIDSLIAARAVQGVGAAIMMPLTLTLLTAAVPAAKRGMAYGIWGAVNGLAVASGPLIGGSLTEHISWQWIFWLNVPLGVALLPLTRLRLAESHGTGARLDIPGTLLASGGLFGIVYGLVRGPSDGWTDSVVLMALFAGAALLAGFVLYSTRAKNPMLPMRLFRSRAFSGINAAGLLMFLGMFGSIFLLSQYMQGVLGYSPTEAGLRMLPWTGMPMLVAPIAGILSDRIGGRPVVATGLFFQAAGLAYMASVVTVDASYAAQLPGLILSGIGMALFFAPASNLVMSSVRSEEQGIASGANNALREVGGALGIAVMASIFSSQGGYESGQSFVDGLRPALVTGAAVVAVAGVAALLIPSGKRGAVVTSSERARSPETVAG, from the coding sequence ATGTCACGGCAAAAGCAAGCCGCACCGACCGAAGGCCGCGGGGGAACCGTCTGGGCCCTCGTCATCACCAGCGTCGCCGGATTCATGGCGGCCCTCGACAACCTCGTCGTCACCACCGCCCTGCCGTCCATCCGCGAGGACCTCGGCGGGGGGCTGCACGACCTGGAGTGGACGGTGAGCGCGTACACGCTCACCTTCGCCGTCCTGCTCATGACCGGCGCGGCGCTCGGGGACCGCTTCGGCCGGCGACGCCTCTTCCTGACCGGCCTCACGGTCTTCACCGGTGCGTCGGCCGCCGCGGCACTGGCCCCGGGCATCGACTCCCTCATCGCCGCCCGCGCGGTCCAGGGCGTAGGGGCGGCGATCATGATGCCCCTCACGCTCACCCTCCTCACAGCGGCCGTGCCCGCCGCCAAGCGCGGGATGGCGTACGGCATCTGGGGCGCCGTCAACGGACTCGCGGTCGCCTCCGGGCCACTGATCGGCGGCAGCCTCACCGAACACATCTCCTGGCAGTGGATCTTCTGGCTGAACGTCCCGCTCGGTGTCGCCCTTCTGCCCCTCACCCGCCTGCGCCTCGCCGAGTCCCACGGCACCGGCGCGCGCCTCGACATCCCCGGCACACTGCTCGCCAGCGGCGGTCTCTTCGGCATCGTCTACGGCCTGGTCCGCGGCCCGTCCGACGGCTGGACCGACTCCGTGGTCCTGATGGCCCTGTTCGCCGGGGCCGCGCTGCTCGCCGGGTTCGTCCTCTACAGCACACGGGCCAAGAACCCCATGCTCCCCATGCGGCTGTTCCGCTCCCGGGCCTTCTCCGGGATCAACGCGGCGGGCCTGCTGATGTTCCTCGGGATGTTCGGCTCGATCTTCCTGCTCAGCCAGTACATGCAGGGTGTGCTCGGCTACTCGCCCACCGAGGCGGGGCTGCGGATGCTCCCCTGGACCGGCATGCCGATGCTCGTCGCGCCGATCGCCGGGATCCTCTCCGACCGCATCGGGGGCCGGCCGGTCGTGGCCACGGGTCTCTTCTTCCAGGCCGCGGGTCTCGCGTACATGGCGTCCGTGGTCACGGTCGACGCGTCCTACGCCGCGCAGCTCCCCGGGCTCATCCTCAGCGGCATCGGCATGGCACTGTTCTTCGCCCCCGCCTCCAACCTGGTCATGTCCAGTGTTCGATCCGAAGAGCAGGGGATCGCTTCCGGGGCGAACAACGCGCTGCGTGAGGTGGGTGGAGCGCTGGGGATCGCGGTCATGGCGTCGATCTTCTCCTCGCAGGGTGGATACGAGAGCGGGCAGTCCTTTGTGGACGGTCTGCGGCCGGCGCTGGTCACGGGCGCGGCGGTGGTGGCGGTCGCCGGGGTTGCGGCTCTGCTGATCCCTTCGGGGAAGAGGGGCGCGGTGGTGACGTCTTCCGAGCGGGCGCGGTCACCGGAGACGGTGGCCGGCTGA
- a CDS encoding UDP-N-acetylmuramate dehydrogenase, whose translation MQERHDAPLAPLTTFRLGGSATRLVTATTDAEVIEVVRDADAAGTPLLLIGGGSNLVIGDKGFEGTALVIATKGFELTGTHLELAAGEVWTDAVARTVTAGLAGVECLAGIPGSAGATPIQNVGAYGQEVSSTITEVIAYDRRTGATVTLTDEDCAFSYRHSRFKEDPARYVVLRVHFDLEDADGLSAPIKYAETARALGVEPGDRVPLADARATVLKLRAGKGMVLDPDDHDTWSAGSFFTNPILTAAQFAEFHARVKHRLGEDAEPPAYPAGDGHTKTSAAWLIDKAGFTKGYGTGPARISTKHTLALTNRGDATTEDLLALAREVVAGVRDTFGITLVNEPVTVGVSL comes from the coding sequence GTGCAGGAACGACACGACGCCCCCCTCGCCCCCCTGACCACCTTCCGTCTCGGCGGCTCCGCCACCCGGCTCGTCACCGCGACGACCGATGCCGAGGTGATCGAGGTCGTCCGCGACGCCGACGCCGCCGGCACGCCGCTTCTCCTGATCGGCGGCGGGTCCAACCTCGTCATCGGGGACAAGGGGTTCGAGGGCACCGCACTCGTCATCGCCACCAAGGGGTTCGAGCTCACCGGCACCCACCTGGAACTTGCCGCCGGCGAAGTGTGGACCGACGCCGTCGCCCGCACCGTGACCGCCGGACTCGCCGGTGTCGAGTGCCTCGCCGGCATCCCCGGTTCCGCGGGCGCCACTCCCATCCAGAACGTCGGCGCCTACGGCCAGGAGGTGTCCTCCACCATCACCGAGGTCATCGCCTACGACCGCCGCACCGGAGCAACCGTCACCCTCACCGACGAAGACTGCGCCTTCTCCTACCGCCACAGCCGCTTCAAGGAAGACCCTGCCCGCTACGTCGTCCTGCGCGTCCACTTCGATCTGGAAGACGCCGACGGCCTCTCCGCGCCGATCAAGTACGCCGAAACCGCCCGCGCCCTGGGCGTGGAACCCGGCGACCGCGTCCCCCTCGCCGACGCCCGCGCAACCGTCCTGAAGCTGCGCGCGGGAAAGGGCATGGTCCTGGACCCCGACGACCACGACACCTGGTCGGCAGGCTCCTTCTTCACCAACCCCATCCTCACGGCCGCCCAGTTCGCGGAGTTCCACGCGCGCGTGAAGCACCGCCTCGGCGAAGACGCCGAACCCCCCGCCTATCCCGCGGGCGACGGTCACACCAAGACCTCCGCGGCCTGGCTGATCGACAAGGCCGGCTTCACCAAGGGCTACGGCACCGGCCCCGCCCGCATCTCCACCAAGCACACCCTGGCCCTCACCAACCGGGGCGACGCCACCACCGAGGACCTCCTCGCACTGGCCCGCGAGGTCGTGGCGGGCGTACGGGACACCTTCGGGATCACGCTGGTCAACGAGCCGGTGACGGTGGGCGTAAGCCTGTAG
- a CDS encoding NAD(P)-dependent oxidoreductase, giving the protein MKLTVFGATGGIGRELVRQGLAAGHEVTAVVRDPARLTVTGARLEVVRADLTDPEVLRPAVAGRDAVLSGLGPRARKDAGIAARLTRVVLAAMEAEQVRRVLAVSAGPVGPAPVDEGAVDRWMRGLVSAVLKDVYADLSEMEAELAASGTDWTVVRPPRLQNKPVTGVYRVVAGGFPVRGRFISRADVAHAMLGMVGDAAVVKQGVGVAY; this is encoded by the coding sequence ATGAAACTCACGGTTTTCGGTGCCACCGGGGGCATAGGGCGCGAGCTCGTCCGGCAGGGCCTGGCGGCGGGCCATGAGGTCACGGCGGTCGTACGGGATCCGGCCCGGCTGACCGTCACGGGCGCACGGCTGGAGGTGGTCCGTGCGGACCTCACCGACCCGGAGGTGCTGCGACCCGCCGTGGCCGGGCGGGACGCGGTGCTGTCCGGGCTCGGTCCGCGCGCCCGGAAGGACGCCGGGATCGCGGCGCGGCTGACCCGCGTGGTGCTGGCCGCGATGGAGGCGGAGCAGGTCCGCCGGGTGCTTGCGGTCAGCGCGGGACCGGTCGGGCCGGCTCCGGTGGACGAGGGAGCGGTGGACCGGTGGATGCGGGGGCTCGTGTCCGCCGTACTGAAGGACGTCTACGCCGACCTGAGCGAGATGGAGGCGGAACTGGCGGCGAGCGGTACGGACTGGACGGTCGTGCGCCCGCCACGTCTTCAGAACAAGCCGGTGACCGGCGTGTACCGGGTGGTGGCCGGGGGGTTCCCGGTTCGGGGGCGGTTCATCTCGCGGGCGGATGTGGCGCACGCGATGCTGGGGATGGTCGGGGATGCGGCGGTGGTGAAGCAGGGGGTGGGGGTGGCGTACTGA
- a CDS encoding TetR/AcrR family transcriptional regulator, translated as MEPKPGPARVRILDAAHELMLTVGLARATTKEIAKAAGCSEAALYKYFAGKEEVFIRVLAERLPRLAPLLHALAAEPGRHTLEENLTEIARQAALFYEQSFPIAASLYAETQLKRRHDDAMREMESGPHKPIEWLDAYLRAEQSIGRVAPTADTFAAASLLLGACAQRAFAYDATPDGVRPPVEEFAARLSRTLLGGISVAGESA; from the coding sequence ATGGAGCCCAAGCCCGGCCCGGCCCGCGTCCGCATCCTCGACGCCGCCCATGAGCTGATGCTCACCGTCGGGCTGGCGCGTGCCACCACCAAGGAGATCGCGAAGGCGGCCGGCTGCTCCGAGGCGGCGCTGTACAAGTACTTCGCCGGCAAGGAGGAGGTGTTCATCCGCGTCCTCGCGGAACGCCTCCCGAGACTGGCCCCCCTGCTGCACGCCCTTGCCGCCGAGCCGGGCCGCCACACCCTGGAGGAGAACCTCACCGAGATCGCCCGCCAGGCCGCCCTCTTCTACGAGCAGAGCTTCCCGATCGCCGCCTCGCTGTACGCCGAGACCCAGCTCAAGCGGCGCCACGACGACGCGATGCGCGAGATGGAGTCCGGCCCGCACAAGCCGATCGAGTGGCTCGACGCCTACCTCAGGGCCGAACAGTCCATCGGCCGGGTCGCCCCCACCGCCGACACCTTCGCCGCGGCCTCCCTGCTCCTGGGCGCCTGCGCGCAACGGGCGTTCGCCTACGACGCCACACCGGACGGCGTACGGCCGCCGGTGGAGGAGTTCGCCGCCCGGCTGTCCCGGACCCTGCTGGGCGGAATCTCGGTAGCCGGGGAATCGGCGTGA
- a CDS encoding adenosine deaminase — translation MERVRDVSELPKAHLHLHFTGSMRPATVLELADKYGVRLPEALTEALTSGEPPKLRATDERGWFRFQRLYDAARSCLREPEDIRRLVREAAEEDVRDGSGWLEIQVDPTSYAPLLGGLIPALEIILDAVETTSRETGLGMRVLVAANRMKHPLDARTLARLAVRYADKGVVGFGLSNDERRGMARDFDRAFNIAREGGLLSAPHGGELAGPSSVRDCLDDLEANRIGHGVRAADDPRLLKRLADRQVTCEVCPASNVALGVYEKHEDVPLRKLFEAGVPMALGADDPLLFGSRLAAQYEIARQYHDFSDAELAELARQSVRASAAPEDVKAKLLSGVDDWLSHPAS, via the coding sequence ATGGAGCGTGTACGTGATGTCTCTGAGCTGCCGAAAGCCCATCTGCACCTGCACTTCACCGGGTCGATGCGCCCGGCGACGGTTCTGGAGCTGGCCGACAAGTACGGGGTACGGCTGCCCGAGGCGCTGACCGAAGCACTGACCAGCGGGGAACCGCCGAAGCTGCGGGCGACGGACGAGCGGGGCTGGTTCCGTTTCCAGCGGCTGTACGACGCGGCCCGCTCGTGTCTGCGCGAGCCCGAGGACATCCGGCGGCTGGTGCGGGAGGCCGCGGAGGAGGATGTGCGCGACGGCTCGGGGTGGCTGGAGATCCAGGTCGACCCGACGTCGTACGCACCCCTGCTCGGCGGGCTGATCCCGGCACTGGAGATCATCCTGGACGCGGTGGAGACGACCTCGCGCGAAACCGGGCTCGGGATGCGGGTGCTGGTCGCCGCGAACCGGATGAAGCATCCCCTGGACGCCCGCACGCTGGCCCGGCTGGCGGTGCGGTACGCGGACAAGGGCGTGGTCGGCTTCGGACTCTCGAACGACGAACGCCGGGGCATGGCACGGGACTTCGACCGGGCCTTCAACATCGCGCGCGAGGGCGGGCTGCTGTCGGCGCCGCACGGTGGCGAGCTGGCCGGACCGTCGTCGGTACGGGACTGTCTCGACGACCTGGAGGCGAACCGGATCGGGCACGGGGTGCGCGCGGCAGACGACCCGCGGCTGCTGAAGCGGCTGGCGGACCGGCAGGTGACATGCGAGGTGTGCCCGGCGTCCAATGTGGCGCTCGGTGTGTATGAGAAGCATGAGGACGTGCCGCTGCGGAAGCTGTTCGAGGCCGGGGTGCCGATGGCGCTGGGCGCCGACGACCCGCTGCTGTTCGGGTCCCGGCTGGCCGCGCAGTACGAGATCGCCCGGCAGTATCACGACTTCTCGGACGCGGAGCTCGCGGAACTGGCCCGGCAGTCGGTACGGGCCTCGGCGGCGCCGGAGGACGTGAAGGCCAAGCTGCTGTCCGGAGTGGACGACTGGCTCAGCCACCCGGCCTCTTGA
- a CDS encoding pyridoxal phosphate-dependent aminotransferase, giving the protein MSAATPPTERRVSARVGAISESATLAVDAKAKALKAAGRPVIGFGAGEPDFPTPDYIVQAAIEACSNPKYHRYTPAGGLPELKAAIAAKTLRDSRYEVDASQILVTNGGKQAIYEAFAAILDPGDEVIVPAPYWTTYPESIRLAGGVPVEVVADETTGYRVSVEQLEAARTEKTKVVLFVSPSNPTGAVYSETDAEAIGRWAVEHGLWVLTDEIYEHLVYGDAKFTSLPALLPELRDKCIVVNGVAKTYAMTGWRVGWIIGPKDVVKAATNLQSHATSNVSNVAQVAALAAVSGNLDAVAEMRTAFDRRRKTIVRMLNEIDGVLCPEPEGAFYAYPSVKALLGKEIRGKRPQDTVELAALILEEAEVAVVPGEAFGTPGYLRLSYALGDEDLVEGVSRIQKLLAEAQD; this is encoded by the coding sequence ATGAGCGCTGCAACCCCTCCCACCGAGCGCCGGGTCTCCGCCCGAGTCGGCGCGATCTCCGAGTCCGCCACTCTCGCCGTGGACGCCAAGGCCAAGGCCCTCAAGGCCGCCGGGCGTCCGGTGATCGGCTTCGGCGCCGGCGAGCCCGACTTCCCGACCCCGGACTACATCGTCCAGGCCGCCATCGAGGCCTGTTCGAACCCCAAGTACCACCGCTACACCCCGGCCGGCGGCCTTCCCGAGCTGAAGGCCGCGATCGCCGCGAAGACGCTGCGTGACTCCCGCTACGAGGTCGACGCGTCCCAGATCCTGGTGACCAACGGCGGCAAGCAGGCGATCTACGAGGCCTTCGCCGCGATCCTCGACCCGGGCGACGAGGTCATCGTCCCGGCGCCGTACTGGACGACGTACCCGGAGTCCATCCGGCTGGCCGGCGGTGTCCCGGTGGAGGTCGTCGCCGACGAGACGACCGGCTACCGGGTCTCCGTCGAGCAGCTGGAGGCGGCTCGCACCGAGAAGACGAAGGTCGTGCTCTTCGTCTCCCCCTCCAACCCGACCGGTGCCGTCTACAGCGAGACCGACGCCGAGGCGATCGGCCGCTGGGCGGTCGAGCACGGCCTGTGGGTGCTGACCGACGAGATCTACGAGCACCTCGTCTACGGCGACGCGAAGTTCACCTCGCTGCCCGCGCTCCTGCCCGAGCTGCGCGACAAGTGCATCGTCGTCAACGGTGTCGCGAAGACGTACGCCATGACGGGCTGGCGCGTGGGCTGGATCATCGGCCCGAAGGACGTCGTCAAGGCCGCGACCAACCTCCAGTCGCACGCCACGTCCAACGTGTCGAACGTCGCCCAGGTCGCGGCCCTCGCCGCGGTCTCCGGCAACCTCGACGCGGTGGCGGAGATGCGCACGGCCTTCGATCGGCGCCGCAAGACCATCGTGCGGATGCTCAACGAGATCGACGGCGTGCTCTGCCCGGAGCCCGAGGGCGCCTTCTACGCCTACCCGTCGGTCAAGGCCCTGCTCGGCAAGGAGATCCGCGGCAAGCGCCCGCAGGACACGGTCGAGCTGGCCGCGCTGATCCTGGAGGAGGCCGAGGTCGCGGTCGTCCCGGGCGAGGCCTTCGGCACGCCGGGCTATCTGCGGCTGTCGTACGCCCTGGGTGACGAGGATCTCGTCGAGGGCGTCTCGCGGATCCAGAAGCTGCTGGCGGAGGCGCAGGACTGA
- the secE gene encoding preprotein translocase subunit SecE, which translates to MADAVGSIDTPDAQDEAPESKKTRKGGKRAKKGPLKRLALFYRQIVAELRKVVWPSRNQLTTYTTVVIVFVLVMIGLVTVIDYGLNHAAKYVFG; encoded by the coding sequence ATGGCGGACGCCGTGGGCTCCATTGATACGCCTGATGCCCAGGATGAGGCGCCGGAGTCCAAGAAGACCCGCAAGGGCGGCAAGCGTGCCAAGAAGGGCCCGCTGAAGCGCCTCGCGCTCTTTTACCGGCAGATCGTCGCAGAGCTCCGCAAGGTCGTCTGGCCGTCGCGGAACCAACTGACGACGTACACGACCGTGGTGATCGTCTTCGTCCTCGTCATGATCGGCCTGGTGACCGTGATTGACTATGGACTCAACCACGCCGCCAAGTACGTATTCGGCTGA
- the nusG gene encoding transcription termination/antitermination protein NusG, with the protein MSDQNLNDAIEPDESVDDELDIVEGADEDLDEVEAADAEAGEPAEESALHVEDESGGDVEAVEDEDEEDVEEEPAEPVDPVAALREELRTLPGEWYVIHTYAGYENRVKTNLEQRAVSLNVEDFIFQAEVPQEEVAQIKNGERKTIRQNKLPGYVLVRMDLTNESWGVVRNTPGVTGFVGNAYDPYPLTLDEIVKMLAPEAEEKAAREAAEAEGKPAPARKVEVQVLDFEVGDSVTVTDGPFATLQATINEINADSKKVKGLVEIFGRETPVELSFDQIQKN; encoded by the coding sequence GTGTCTGACCAGAACCTGAACGACGCCATCGAGCCCGACGAGTCTGTCGACGACGAGCTCGACATCGTCGAGGGCGCGGACGAGGACCTGGACGAGGTCGAGGCTGCCGACGCCGAGGCGGGCGAGCCCGCCGAGGAATCCGCCCTCCACGTCGAGGACGAGTCCGGCGGTGACGTCGAGGCCGTCGAGGACGAGGACGAAGAAGACGTCGAGGAAGAGCCGGCCGAGCCGGTCGACCCCGTCGCCGCCCTGCGCGAGGAACTGCGGACCCTTCCCGGCGAGTGGTACGTCATCCACACCTACGCCGGTTACGAGAACCGCGTGAAGACCAACCTCGAACAGCGTGCCGTCTCGCTGAACGTCGAGGACTTCATCTTCCAGGCCGAGGTGCCGCAGGAAGAGGTCGCGCAGATCAAGAACGGCGAGCGCAAGACCATCCGCCAGAACAAGCTCCCCGGCTACGTGCTGGTGCGCATGGACCTGACGAACGAGTCCTGGGGCGTCGTCCGCAACACCCCCGGCGTCACCGGCTTCGTGGGCAACGCCTACGACCCGTACCCGCTGACCCTGGACGAGATCGTCAAGATGCTCGCCCCGGAGGCCGAGGAGAAGGCCGCCCGCGAGGCCGCCGAGGCCGAGGGCAAGCCGGCTCCGGCCCGCAAGGTCGAGGTCCAGGTACTGGACTTCGAGGTCGGCGACTCGGTCACCGTCACCGACGGCCCCTTCGCCACCCTCCAGGCCACGATCAACGAGATCAACGCCGACTCGAAGAAGGTCAAGGGCCTCGTTGAGATCTTCGGCCGCGAGACCCCGGTCGAGCTGAGCTTCGACCAGATCCAGAAGAACTGA
- the rplK gene encoding 50S ribosomal protein L11, with the protein MPPKKKKVTGLIKLQIQAGAANPAPPVGPALGQHGVNIMEFCKAYNAATESQRGWVIPVEITVYEDRSFTFITKTPPAAKMILKAAGVEKGSGEPHKTKVAKITQAQVREIATTKMPDLNANDLDAAAKIIAGTARSMGVTVEG; encoded by the coding sequence ATGCCTCCCAAGAAGAAGAAGGTCACGGGGCTCATCAAGCTCCAGATCCAGGCCGGTGCCGCCAACCCGGCTCCGCCGGTCGGCCCCGCGCTGGGTCAGCACGGCGTCAACATCATGGAGTTCTGCAAGGCGTACAACGCCGCGACCGAGTCGCAGCGTGGCTGGGTGATCCCGGTGGAGATCACGGTCTACGAGGACCGCTCCTTCACCTTCATCACCAAGACGCCGCCGGCCGCCAAGATGATCCTCAAGGCCGCGGGCGTGGAGAAGGGCTCCGGCGAGCCGCACAAGACCAAGGTCGCCAAGATCACCCAGGCGCAGGTCCGCGAGATCGCCACCACCAAGATGCCCGACCTCAACGCCAACGACCTGGACGCCGCCGCGAAGATCATCGCCGGTACCGCGCGTTCCATGGGCGTCACGGTCGAGGGCTGA
- the rplA gene encoding 50S ribosomal protein L1 encodes MSKRSKALRAADEKIDREKLYAPLEAVRLAKETSTSKFDGTVEVAFRLGVDPRKADQMVRGTVNLPHGTGKTARVLVFATGDRAEAARAAGADIVGADELIDEVSKGRLDFDAVVATPDLMGKVGRLGRVLGPRGLMPNPKTGTVTPDVTKAVNDIKGGKIEFRVDKHSNLHFIIGKTSFDDTKLVENYGAALEEILRLKPSAAKGRYIRKAAISTTMGPGIPLDSNRTRNLLVEEDPAAV; translated from the coding sequence GTGAGCAAGCGCAGCAAGGCCCTTCGCGCTGCGGACGAGAAGATCGACCGGGAGAAGCTGTACGCCCCGCTCGAGGCCGTCCGTCTCGCCAAGGAGACCTCCACGTCCAAGTTCGACGGCACCGTCGAGGTCGCCTTCCGTCTGGGTGTCGACCCGCGCAAGGCCGACCAGATGGTCCGTGGCACCGTGAACCTCCCGCACGGCACCGGTAAGACCGCCCGGGTCCTGGTCTTCGCGACCGGTGACCGTGCCGAGGCCGCTCGTGCCGCGGGCGCCGACATCGTCGGCGCCGACGAGCTCATCGACGAGGTGTCGAAGGGCCGTCTGGACTTCGACGCCGTCGTCGCCACCCCGGACCTCATGGGCAAGGTCGGCCGCCTCGGCCGCGTGCTCGGTCCCCGTGGTCTCATGCCGAACCCCAAGACCGGCACCGTCACCCCCGATGTCACCAAGGCTGTCAACGACATCAAGGGCGGCAAGATCGAGTTCCGCGTCGACAAGCACTCGAACCTGCACTTCATCATCGGCAAGACGTCGTTCGACGACACCAAGCTGGTGGAGAACTACGGCGCGGCGCTGGAGGAGATCCTCCGTCTGAAGCCGTCCGCCGCCAAGGGGCGCTACATCAGGAAGGCCGCCATCAGCACCACGATGGGCCCCGGCATTCCGCTCGACTCCAACCGCACCCGCAACCTCCTCGTCGAGGAGGACCCGGCCGCGGTCTGA